One Choloepus didactylus isolate mChoDid1 chromosome 16, mChoDid1.pri, whole genome shotgun sequence DNA window includes the following coding sequences:
- the ADNP2 gene encoding LOW QUALITY PROTEIN: activity-dependent neuroprotector homeobox protein 2 (The sequence of the model RefSeq protein was modified relative to this genomic sequence to represent the inferred CDS: inserted 2 bases in 1 codon) produces the protein MKKHVLVAHFHHLINSYFGLRTEEVGEQPKANDTLSTEKIPPPDRYYCKKCNANASSQDALMYHILTSDIHRDLENKLRSVISEHIKKTGLSKQMHIAPKPASSLAIPSNSCAPGISATSPCFHLALPQSNQSRAAVPPVQGTGQPVTGPSGSLTHSPPTMAQPQVALVSSALPVGQNSIALQPSTPQSVFVSHGVPLNQSVNSAVLPLSQPVGPVNKSVGTGVLPISQTIRPGILPLHQPVGPGVLSVSRPMGSGVLPVNHSVPPGVLQAVSPGVISASRTGPAGVLPAGQMTPAGVIPSGQTASSGALPAGQVVQSGVLPIGQTAPSGILPAGLTVPSRALPPGQTVPLRVLPAGQKASSGVLPAGQMVPSGLLAPNQTVSSGMLPVTQNVSPGVLQLSQPVMSGVLPMGQPVRPGVLQVNQSVNTGLLPVTQPVRAGPSQSTTFLTSGSILRQLIPTGKQVNGIPTYTLAPVSVTLPVPPGGVATVXPPPQVPIQLLQPGAAAQIASSTAGMHSAPVVVSATQNMFVQASSSVSEANHALRQAKQWKTCPVCNELFPSNVYQVHMEVAHKHSESKAGERLEPEKLAACAPFLKWMKEKTVWCLSCKCLVSEEELIYHLLMHGLGCLFCPCTFHDIRGLLEHSRTMHLGKKKLPVDYSNRGFQLDIDANGSLLFPHIDFITILPKEELGEREVYLAVLAGIHSKSLVPVYIKVRPQVGSAPSSPSTRALTCPFCFGTFVTTEAYEIHLKERHHIMPTVHTILKSPAFKCIHCCGVYTGNMTLAAIAVHLLRCRSAPKDSSSDLHVQPSFIENSELLLVNGEVIPDSTFSVKRKLTDGHSGAEDHRGGEEQPLIINADLAPVSEKTGNAVPFKRHKNDSRAEGVLANDDTLQILALNPKKLEDRSYEEKKQFLRDYFHKRPYPSKKEIELLSSLLWVWKIDVASFFGKRRYICMKAIKNHKPSVLLGFDMSELKNVKHKLNFESEPQNL, from the exons ATGAAGAAGCATGTGCTAGTGGCCCATTTTCACCACTTAATTAACTCCTACTTTGGCCTGCGGACAGAGGAAGTGGGTGAGCAGCCGAAGGCTAACGACACTCTTTCTACTGAGAAGATCCCACCACCTGACAGGTATTACTGTAAAAAGTGCAATGCCAATGCCAGCAGCCAGGATGCTTTAATGTATCATATTTTGACATCAGATATACACAGAGATTTGGAGAATAAGCTTAGATCTGTGATTTCAGAACATATTAAAAAAACGGGACTTTCGAAGCAAATGCATATTGCTCCAAAACCAGCTTCAAGTTTGGCCATACCATCCAACAGTTGTGCTCCTGGCATTTCGGCCACATCGCCTTGCTTTCATCTTGCCTTGCCACAGAGCAATCAAAGCCGAGCTGCAGTGCCGCCAGTTCAGGGCACAGGTCAGCCAGTGACTGGGCCTTCTGGAAGCCTCACCCACTCTCCCCCCACCATGGCCCAGCCCCAAGTGGCTCTAGTCTCCAGTGCTCTGCCGGTGGGTCAGAATAGCATTGCTCTACAGCCATCCACACCTCAGTCTGTCTTTGTTTCCCACGGCGTTCCACTTAATCAGTCAGTGAACTCTGCTGTTTTACCCTTGAGTCAACCTGTTGGACCTGTAAATAAGTCTGTTGGAACTGGCGTTCTCCCCATCAGTCAGACCATCCGTCCTGGGATTTTACCCCTTCATCAGCCTGTTGGGCCTGGAGTTCTTTCCGTCAGCAGGCCCATGGGATCTGGCGTCCTCCCGGTGAACCACTCTGTTCCCCCTGGGGTTCTACAGGCAGTCTCACCAGGGGTGATTTCTGCAAGTCGGACAGGGCCGGCAGGTGTCCTTCCCGCAGGCCAGATGACTCCTGCTGGGGTTATCCCTTCAGGACAGACAGCTTCTTCTGGGGCCCTCCCTGCTGGCCAGGTGGTCCAGTCAGGGGTGCTCCCCATTGGCCAGACAGCCCCGTCGGGCATCCTCCCCGCTGGACTCACGGTGCCGTCGCGGGCTCTCCCTCCGGGCCAGACGGTCCCATTGAGGGTCCTCCCCGCAGGTCAGAAGGCTTCCTCAGGGGTTCTCCCGGCAGGCCAGATGGTCCCTTCAGGGCTTCTTGCTCCGAACCAGACAGTCTCATCAGGTATGCTGCCTGTGACCCAGAATGTCAGTCCTGGCGTTCTTCAGCTCAGCCAGCCTGTAATGTCAGGAGTTCTTCCCATGGGCCAGCCTGTGAGGCCAGGGGTCCTGCAGGTGAATCAGTCTGTTAATACTGGCCTTCTGCCTGTGACTCAGCCAGTCAGAGCCGGTCCTTCGCAGAGTACCACTTTCCTGACCTCTGGCTCTATTCTCAGACAGCTGATACCAACAGGCAAACAGGTCAACGGGATCCCGACGTACACACTTGCACCAGTGTCTGTCACTTTGCCTGTTCCACCTGGAGGCGTTGCCACTGT ACCCCCCCCACAGGTGCCTATCCAGCTCCTGCAGCCAGGGGCAGCTGCACAGATAGCGAGTTCCACAGCAGGCATGCACTCTGCCCCAGTAGTGGTCAGTGCCACTCAGAATATGTTCGTTCAGGCTTCCTCATCTGTGTCAGAGGCAAATCACGCGCTCAGACAGGCTAAGCAGTGGAAAACCTGTCCTGTTTGCAACGAGCTCTTTCCTTCCAATGTCTATCAGGTCCATATGGAAGTGGCTCATAAACACAGTGAGTCCAAAGCTGGGGAAAGACTAGAACCTGAGAAACTTGCAGCTTGTGCACCATTTCTAAAGTGGATGAAAGAAAAGACGGTTTGGTGTCTCTCATGTAAATGCCTAGTGTCAGAGGAAGAGCTTATCTATCACTTGCTGATGCATGGCCTGGGGTGCTTGTTCTGCCCATGTACTTTCCATGACATCAGGGGTCTTCTGGAACACAGCAGGACCATGCATCTGGGGAAGAAGAAGTTGCCTGTGGACTACAGTAACAGAGGCTTCCAGTTAGACATTGATGCTAACGGCAGCCTGCTGTTCCCTCACATTGATTTCATTACCATATTGCCAAAGGAAGAGCTTGGAGAGAGGGAGGTCTATTTGGCAGTACTTGCTGGGATACACTCGAAGTCACTTGTACCTGTGTACATTAAAGTGAGGCCTCAGGTCGGGAGTGCACCCAGCAGCCCTAGCACACGAGCACTGACCTGTCCCTTCTGCTTTGGCACCTTTGTGACCACAGAGGCATATGAAATCCACTTGAAGGAGAGGCATCACATCATGCCAACAGTGCATACAATTTTAAAGTCTCCTGCTTTCAAGTGTATCCACTGCTGTGGGGTTTACACGGGAAACATGACACTGGCAGCTATCGCTGTGCACCTGCTGCGGTGCAGAAGTGCTCCTAAGGATAGCAGCTCAGACCTTCACGTGCAGCCCAGCTTCATCGAAAACAGTGAACTGCTGTTAGTCAACGGGGAGGTGATACCTGACtctactttttctgtaaagagaaaGCTGACCGATGGCCATTCTGGGGCTGAAGACcacaggggtggggaggagcagcCGCTCATCATAAATGCTGACCTAGCTCCAGTTTCAGAGAAAACGGGGAATGCTGTGCCCTTTAAAAGACACAAGAATGACAGCAGGGCAGAGGGCGTGCTGGCTAATGACGATACTCTCCAGATTTTagcattaaatcctaaaaagctTGAAGACCGTTCTTATGAAGAAAAAAAGCAGTTTCTTAGAGATTATTTCCACAAGAGACCATATCCTAGTAAAAAGGAAATAGAACTGTTATCCTCACTCTTATGGGTGTGGAAAATCGATGTGGCTTCATTTTTTGGAAAAAGAAGATACATTTGcatgaaagcaataaaaaatcACAAGCCTTCTGTGCTTTTAGGCTTTGACATGTCTGAACTTAAAAACGTTAAGCACAAATTGAACTTTGAGTCTGAACCACAAAACTTGTAG